A genomic segment from Nicotiana sylvestris chromosome 1, ASM39365v2, whole genome shotgun sequence encodes:
- the LOC104221333 gene encoding GTP-binding protein OBGC, chloroplastic, translated as MAFSLFTTTASTFSPHCQARPNTNPSRNRTNPKRVSTNTTRRRQNPNRRQLKSGEFRPPPPITIAGGDTATTYTRLPPKDDFVLPPLHSSAEITLSESTISSTPAKNLRQKIKDSVDDVDNSENLKFDYGKFELYEVNDDDFEDDSEEEDDVGGEMEGSRSGVFEGSGKFELYEVNDDFEDDFDENDDVYSEMVGFEGGDVFEGEGSDIKEKEKGVPAVMRCFDRAKIFVKAGDGGNGVVAFRREKFVPLGGPSGGDGGRGGNVYVEVDGSMNSLLPFRKSVHLKAGRGGHGHGKKQFGAKGEDVVVKVPPGTVLREAGEGGIQGDVLFELLHPGQRALLLPGGRGGRGNASFKTGSNRVPKIAENGEEGAEMWLELELKLVADVGIVGAPNAGKSTFLSVISAAQPAIANYPFTTLLPNLGVVSFDYDATVVVADLPGLLEGAHRGFGLGHEFLRHSERCSVLVHVVDGSSPQPEYEYEAVRLELEMFSPELAEKPFLVVYNKMDLPDAYENWKTFRDSLKSRGIEPFCMSAVKREGTHEVICAAYELVRRKREAAKEEVRMDPVNLNYVADMVKKQRAAPISEFEITHDSSSKTWYVQGSGLQRFVQMTNWRYMDSDRRFQHVLEACGVNKSLLKLGVKEGDTVIVGDMELVWHDSDNSGPTSRKKWAAGPSQ; from the exons ATGGCTTTCTCTTTGTTCACTACAACTGCATCAACTTTCTCTCCTCACTGCCAAGCACGACCCAATACCAATCCCAGTCGCAATAGAACCAATCCAAAGCGCGTGTCTACAAACACAACCAGAAGAAGGCAAAATCCCAACCGCCGTCAGCTCAAATCCGGCGAGTTTAGGCCGCCCCCGCCAATTACCATCGCCGGCGGTGATACTGCCACCACCTACACTCGCCTACCCCCCAAAGATGATTTTGTTCTTCCACCCCTTCACAGTTCAGCTGAAATTACGCTATCTGAATCAACTATCTCCTCCACCCCAGCTAAGAATCTTCGCCAAAAAATAAAGGATTCGGTTGATGATGTTGACAATTCGGAGAATTTAAAGTTTGATTATGGGAAATTCGAGCTGTACGAGGTTAATGATGATGATTTTGAGGACgattctgaagaagaagatgatgtgGGTGGTGAAATGGAAGGTTCTAGAAGTGGGGTGTTTGAGGGTAGTGGGAAATTCGAGTTGTACGAGGTTAATGATGATTTTGAGGACGattttgatgaaaatgatgatgtGTATAGTGAAATGGTAGGTTTTGAGGGTGGTGATGTTTTTGAAGGGGAGGGGAGCGATATaaaggagaaagagaaagggGTTCCTGCAGTGATGAGGTGTTTCGATAGGGCGAAAATATTTGTAAAAGCAGGGGATGGAGGGAATGGAGTGGTGGCATTTAGGAGGGAGAAGTTTGTGCCTTTGGGTGGACCATCTGGTGGTGATGGAGGGAGGGGTGGGAATGTGTATGTGGAGGTAGACGGATCGATGAATTCGTTGTTGCCATTTAGGAAAAGTGTGCATCTTAAAGCTGGGAGAGGAGGGCATGGTCATGGAAAGAAACAATTCGGTGCAAAAGGTGAGGATGTGGTGGTGAAGGTGCCGCCTGGTACGGTTCTTAGGGAGGCTGGGGAGGGTGGAATTCAAGGGGATGTACTTTTCGAATTGTTGCATCCGGGACAGAGGGCGTTGCTGCTGCCCGGTGGAAGAGGTGGGAGAGGGAATGCCTCTTTTAAGACAGGGTCGAATAGGGTGCCCAAGATCGCAGAGAATGGTGAAGAAGGTGCAGAGAT GTGGTTAGAATTGGAGCTTAAGTTGGTCGCTGATGTTGGTATAGTAGGAGCTCCAAATGCAGGGAAGAGTACATTTCTCAGTGTTATAAGTGCTGCTCAGCCAGCTATTGCGAATTACCCCTTCACCACTTTGCTCCCAAATTTGGGTGTAGTTTCATTTGATTATGATGCTACTGTGGTCGTTGCTGATCTGCCTGGTCTACTTGAAGGGGCACACCGAGGTTTTGGTTTAGGCCATGAGTTTCTTCGGCACTCAGAAAGATGTTCAGTCCTG GTGCATGTGGTTGATGGTTCATCTCCCCAACCGGAATATGAATATGAAGCTGTTCGTCTTGAATTGGAAATGTTTAGTCCTGAACTTGCTGAAAAACCTTTTTTAGTGGTTTACAACAAAATGGACCTTCCAGACGCATATGAGAATTGGAAGACATTCAGAGACAGTCTGAAATCTCGTGGAATTGAACCCTTTTGCATGAGTGCAGTGAAAAGAGAGGGTACACATGAAGTTATTTGTGCTGCTTATGAGCTTGTTCGAAGAAAAAGAGAAGCTGCTAAAGAAGAAG TGAGAATGGACCCAGTAAACTTGAACTATGTTGCTGACATGGTGAAAAAGCAGCGAGCTGCTCCCATAAGTGAGTTTGAGATCACCCATGATAGTTCTTCCAAAACTTGGTATGTTCAAGGATCAGGCCTGCAACGTTTCGTCCAAATGACAAACTGGAG ATATATGGACTCAGATAGAAGATTTCAACATGTTCTGGAGGCATGTGGTGTGAATAAATCTCTGCTCAAGCTTGGCGTGAAAGAGGGTGACACCGTCATCGTTGGAGAT ATGGAGTTAGTATGGCATGATTCTGATAATTCAGGCCCTACAAGTAGGAAGAAGTGGGCTGCCGGACCAAGTCAATAA
- the LOC104221334 gene encoding probable serine/threonine-protein kinase PBL10 — protein MELKRGGPSPSFKQFRMEELEKATRNFDESNLIGCGSFGLVFKGLLCDGTVVAIKRRSGTPKQEFNEEVAHLSRIQHRNLVNLLGYCLDSGYSMLVFEYLPNGSMCNHLYDTGKDSATKLEFKQRLSIAIGTAKGLSHLHGQRPSIIHGNFKTANVLVDEDFIAKVADAGILKLLEKIDDAGPSGLSSVNAFRDPEINQIGILCETSDVYSFGVFLLELITGKEASDIDEFGSNQSILEWVEKQLSSDQLVDNRLLGSFTAEVMRDLIKLALRCMSFPGRYRPTIETVVLDLERILEKEQMHTTVMGEGTSIVTLGSQLFTN, from the exons ATGGAGCTGAAGAGGGGAGGCCCAAGCCCATCTTTTAAGCAGTTCAGAATGGAAGAGTTGGAGAAAGCCACAAGGAATTTTGATGAGAGCAATCTCATTGGTTGTGGGAGTTTTGGTCTAGTTTTCAAAGGATTGCTTTGTGATGGAACTGTTGTCGCTATAAAAAGGCGCTCGGGTACTCCTAAACAGGAGTTTAATGAAGAG GTGGCTCATTTATCACGAATTCAACACCGCAACCTGGTTAATCTTTTAGGCTACTGCCTCGACAGTGGGTACTCAATGCTGGTTTTTGAGTATTTGCCAAATGGAAGCATGTGTAATCACTTGTATG ATACAGGAAAGGACTCTGCAACAAAGTTAGAATTCAAGCAAAGGTTATCTATTGCTATTGGAACAGCCAAAG GTTTAAGTCATTTACATGGCCAACGCCCTTCAATAATCCACGGGAACTTTAAAACAGCTAATGTTTTGGTTGATGAGGACTTCATTGCTAAAGTTGCAGACGCGGGGATTCTGAAGTTACTCGAGAAAATTGATGATGCAGGTCCTTCTGGACTGAGTTCTGTGAATGCTTTTAGAGATCCAGA GATAAATCAAATTGGAATACTGTGTGAGACAAGTGATGTTTACAGCTTTGGAGTATTCCTATTAGAGCTCATAACTGGAAAGGAGGCTTCAGATATAGATGAATTTGGATCAAACCAAAGTATACTAGAATGG GTTGAAAAACAGCTGAGTTCAGACCAATTAGTGGATAATAGGCTGTTGGGAAGCTTCACAGCGGAGGTAATGAGGGATTTGATCAAGCTAGCGTTGAGATGCATGAGTTTTCCAGGGCGATATAGGCCAACGATTGAAACAGTCGTGTTGGATCTTGAAAGGATTCTTGAGAAGGAGCAGATGCACACAACTGTTATGGGAGAAGGTACTTCAATAGTTACACTTGGGAGTCAATTGTTTACAAACTGA